The following proteins are encoded in a genomic region of Methanofollis fontis:
- the ppcA gene encoding phosphoenolpyruvate carboxylase, whose translation MCDIPDFSRVMSTQHPDNVHLPFFAESTELCGDDEVQEAYYSYSHLGCREQMWDCEGKEVDNFVVKKLLSRYDQFFRDHQLGKDVFLTLRVPNPEVERAEAKILLETLESIPRSFDIAHLFYGNDIPPIFQVILPMASSFAAIDNIYQYYRDFVIGRQNNRLGGREITIADWIGRFAPERIDVIPLFEDYESMLNAAGIVGRYLQDKDLAYQRVFLARSDPAMNYGMIPAILLNKIALSRLHDLSQDSGVPVLPIIGVGSAPFRGNLRPDTVERCTAEYPSVHTFTVQSAFKYDYPLDQVRNAVRNLESRTPSKPLRIDAEEAVRIVDAMGAAYQKALAELSDPINRVAGCVPGRRKRKLHIGLFGYSRSVGGITLPRAITFTAALYSVGLPPELLGLDSLDQSDIDYLRDVYVNFDADLSDAARFFDPDSEYVPPSLARAVLDCVDVCPDPEHQAIAADIREAIRMNRTSEIRSGTIRAANLRNFLG comes from the coding sequence ATGTGTGACATTCCGGATTTCTCGCGGGTCATGAGCACCCAGCATCCTGATAATGTTCATCTGCCGTTCTTTGCCGAGAGCACCGAACTCTGCGGTGATGATGAAGTTCAGGAGGCATACTATAGTTACTCTCATCTGGGATGCAGGGAACAGATGTGGGACTGTGAGGGAAAGGAAGTTGATAATTTCGTCGTCAAGAAACTTCTCTCCCGCTACGATCAGTTTTTCCGTGATCACCAGCTTGGAAAGGACGTATTTCTCACCCTGCGCGTGCCCAATCCAGAGGTGGAACGGGCGGAGGCGAAGATCCTGCTCGAAACGCTGGAGAGTATCCCCCGCTCCTTTGATATCGCCCATCTCTTCTACGGGAACGACATACCCCCGATATTTCAGGTCATCCTGCCGATGGCCTCTTCGTTCGCTGCGATCGACAATATCTACCAGTATTACCGCGACTTCGTCATCGGACGCCAGAACAATCGACTCGGAGGCAGGGAGATCACCATAGCAGACTGGATCGGTCGTTTTGCTCCCGAACGGATCGATGTAATCCCGCTCTTTGAGGACTATGAGAGCATGCTCAATGCCGCCGGGATTGTGGGGCGCTATTTGCAGGACAAGGACCTTGCCTATCAGCGCGTGTTCCTTGCACGATCCGATCCGGCGATGAACTATGGGATGATCCCTGCCATTCTCCTCAACAAGATCGCCCTTTCACGACTACACGATCTTTCCCAGGACAGCGGAGTCCCGGTCCTGCCGATCATCGGTGTGGGTTCGGCCCCCTTCCGCGGGAACCTCCGTCCGGACACGGTGGAGCGATGCACTGCCGAGTACCCGAGTGTGCATACCTTCACGGTCCAGTCGGCTTTTAAATACGATTATCCCCTGGATCAGGTGCGCAATGCTGTCAGAAACCTCGAATCCAGGACGCCGTCCAAACCCCTCCGTATCGATGCCGAAGAGGCGGTCAGGATTGTGGACGCCATGGGTGCGGCATACCAGAAGGCACTTGCCGAACTCTCTGATCCCATCAACCGGGTTGCGGGATGTGTGCCCGGGAGGCGGAAGAGAAAGCTGCATATCGGTCTTTTCGGATACTCCCGGAGCGTGGGCGGGATCACGCTGCCGCGGGCGATCACCTTCACCGCAGCACTCTACTCCGTTGGTCTCCCCCCCGAACTCCTCGGTCTGGATTCCCTTGACCAGAGTGATATCGATTATCTGCGGGATGTCTATGTCAATTTTGATGCCGATCTCTCTGACGCTGCACGATTCTTTGATCCTGATTCAGAGTATGTGCCCCCCTCCCTGGCGAGAGCGGTGCTTGATTGCGTGGATGTCTGTCCTGACCCGGAGCACCAGGCGATCGCCGCGGACATCAGGGAGGCGATCAGAATGAACCGGACCTCGGAGATCCGGTCGGGGACGATCAGGGCGGCAAACCTCAGAAATTTCCTCGGCTGA
- a CDS encoding outer membrane protein assembly factor BamB family protein yields MKSHFILKTAILAVALCILAGTAAAVTVSPDWTWTGQATVRSVSVSADGTLVAAGGDDAKTSLVAVNGTHLWDRSAAATVNSVSVSPDGHVVAAGASDNRVYLYDAADGTLRWSTVMQTRVYAVAVSNDGAYTVAGCADDRVYLLDGAGEILWSYATGSDVLGVSITPEGAYVAAGGQDDRVYLFNGAGSMLWSKVAFADVLSVSLTPDGSHIAAGSADTKVYLYDRDGDLLWSVPTRGSVSAVSASGGAALIAAGSLDQNTYLLDHDGTVVWSEPVAAAVRGAAIATDGRTAVYGGDDNIVRAYQVDSVPPVTTETTVAPPVTTPTTVATGALAISSVPPGAQVHIDNRYVGITPLTVGDLAPGTYAVLLELEGYSAWRGDVSVSTGATVAVNASLNMVPTTTPAESAPLPACIFGVVAIGIALCLRRR; encoded by the coding sequence ATGAAATCTCATTTTATCCTGAAAACAGCAATTCTGGCAGTTGCCCTCTGCATACTGGCCGGTACAGCTGCAGCGGTCACCGTCTCCCCTGACTGGACATGGACCGGGCAGGCGACGGTGCGGTCGGTCTCGGTCTCCGCTGACGGCACGCTGGTTGCTGCAGGGGGTGACGATGCAAAGACCTCCCTGGTCGCCGTGAACGGCACCCACCTCTGGGACCGGAGCGCCGCCGCCACGGTGAACAGCGTCTCGGTTTCGCCGGACGGGCACGTGGTCGCCGCCGGCGCCTCGGACAACAGGGTGTATCTCTATGATGCCGCCGACGGCACCCTGCGGTGGAGCACGGTGATGCAGACCCGCGTCTACGCCGTGGCGGTCTCGAACGACGGGGCCTATACCGTTGCCGGATGCGCCGATGACAGGGTGTATCTGCTCGACGGCGCCGGTGAGATCCTCTGGTCCTATGCCACGGGTTCAGACGTGCTCGGGGTATCGATCACCCCCGAAGGGGCGTATGTTGCGGCAGGAGGACAGGACGACCGTGTCTACCTCTTTAACGGGGCCGGCAGCATGCTCTGGTCGAAGGTCGCCTTCGCAGATGTGCTGAGTGTCTCCCTGACCCCGGACGGGTCCCATATCGCTGCCGGTTCGGCCGATACAAAGGTCTACCTCTATGACCGCGACGGCGACCTTCTCTGGTCGGTGCCGACCCGCGGATCGGTCAGTGCCGTCTCTGCGAGCGGCGGGGCCGCCCTGATCGCCGCCGGATCGCTCGACCAGAACACCTATCTGCTGGACCATGACGGCACAGTTGTCTGGAGCGAACCGGTGGCGGCGGCGGTGAGGGGGGCTGCCATCGCCACGGACGGCAGAACAGCAGTCTATGGCGGGGACGACAATATCGTGAGGGCCTATCAGGTCGACAGCGTGCCCCCGGTGACGACCGAGACAACGGTAGCGCCCCCGGTCACCACGCCGACAACCGTTGCAACGGGTGCACTTGCGATCTCCTCGGTGCCGCCCGGCGCACAGGTGCACATCGACAACCGGTATGTAGGCATCACCCCGCTCACCGTCGGCGACCTGGCTCCGGGAACCTATGCCGTGCTCCTCGAACTCGAGGGATATTCGGCATGGAGGGGCGATGTCTCGGTCTCGACGGGCGCAACCGTAGCAGTGAACGCCTCCCTCAATATGGTGCCGACCACCACACCCGCCGAGTCCGCCCCGCTCCCGGCATGCATCTTCGGGGTGGTGGCCATCGGCATCGCCCTCTGCCTGCGGCGTCGCTGA
- a CDS encoding M24 family metallopeptidase, whose protein sequence is MVARVPSAELADRMERFRARMERENPDWELAVIFGKINLYYFTGTMQDGMLLIPRDGDTVFWVRRSIERAFDESNFEDIRPMRSFLDAAEGWGAVPDTVYMETELVSLALLERFRKHFPCTDIRSVHHPVMGVREVKSPYELALMERSGEIHRHVLEDLVPEILREGMSEAGFAAELYAVMVREGHHGIARFGMFDTEITIGQIGFGENSLYPTSFDGPGGCAGMGPAVPTPGSHERRLRKGDLVFVDVGCGVEGYHTDKTMTYQFGAPLPADAVEAHERCVEIQDRAASLLRPGALPSGIYEEIMDGLEPAFLENFMGYGKRRVRFLGHGVGLVIDETPVIARGFDEPLQEGMAIALEPKKGIRGVGMVGIENTFVVTPGGGRCITGRNRGLIPVF, encoded by the coding sequence ATGGTTGCCCGTGTGCCGTCTGCAGAACTGGCGGATCGAATGGAGCGTTTCAGGGCCAGAATGGAGAGGGAAAATCCGGACTGGGAGCTCGCTGTCATCTTCGGCAAGATCAATCTCTACTATTTCACCGGCACCATGCAGGACGGGATGCTGCTAATCCCCCGGGATGGCGATACCGTGTTCTGGGTGCGCCGGAGCATTGAACGGGCGTTCGATGAGTCGAACTTCGAGGATATCAGACCGATGCGCAGTTTCCTCGACGCCGCAGAGGGGTGGGGTGCGGTCCCCGACACCGTGTATATGGAGACCGAACTGGTCTCCCTCGCCCTGCTCGAGCGGTTCAGGAAACATTTCCCCTGCACCGATATCCGCTCCGTCCACCATCCGGTGATGGGAGTCCGGGAGGTGAAGAGCCCCTATGAACTCGCCCTCATGGAGCGCTCCGGCGAGATCCACCGTCATGTGCTCGAGGATCTCGTCCCCGAGATCCTGCGGGAGGGGATGAGCGAGGCCGGTTTTGCCGCTGAACTCTATGCGGTGATGGTCAGGGAGGGGCACCACGGTATTGCACGCTTCGGGATGTTCGACACCGAGATCACCATCGGGCAGATCGGGTTCGGAGAAAACTCCCTCTACCCCACCAGTTTCGACGGTCCGGGCGGGTGTGCCGGGATGGGACCGGCGGTGCCGACTCCTGGCAGCCATGAACGCCGCCTGAGGAAAGGGGATCTCGTATTCGTGGATGTGGGCTGCGGCGTCGAGGGGTATCACACCGACAAGACCATGACCTATCAGTTCGGCGCCCCCCTCCCCGCGGACGCTGTCGAGGCCCATGAACGGTGCGTGGAGATCCAGGACCGCGCCGCATCGCTCCTCCGTCCCGGCGCCCTCCCCTCCGGGATCTACGAGGAGATCATGGACGGGCTGGAGCCCGCATTTCTCGAGAATTTCATGGGTTACGGGAAGCGGAGGGTCCGGTTCCTCGGCCATGGCGTCGGGCTTGTGATCGATGAGACGCCGGTGATCGCCCGGGGTTTCGACGAACCCCTGCAGGAGGGGATGGCAATCGCCCTCGAACCCAAGAAGGGGATCAGGGGCGTCGGCATGGTGGGGATAGAGAACACCTTTGTGGTCACGCCCGGTGGAGGGCGCTGCATCACCGGACGGAACCGGGGCTTGATCCCGGTTTTCTGA